The Phaseolus vulgaris cultivar G19833 chromosome 10, P. vulgaris v2.0, whole genome shotgun sequence DNA window ggcgtagtcggtggtcgtcgaagatATGCAAGGGTCAAcatgaaacggcgatctccatgcgtgcgtagtcggtggtcgccgaaggtatgcaaaggtcatcatgatcgccggttgatgaagcggcgttctgtcaacatgatcgccgatcgaAGAAGCGAcgttctccatatgtgtgtagtTGGAGGTTGCTGAAGTTatacaaggtcaacatgatcgccggtcgatgataCAGCGATCTCCATGtccgtagtcggtggtcgttgtaggtatgcaaagatcaacatgatcgccggttgatgaagcggcgttctccataggtcaacatgatcgccgatcgatgaagcggcgttcacCATATGTGTAATCGGTGGTCGCTGATGTTGGTTTTTTGGGTAGGGttttctcactttaaggttgttttgctccaaccataaaggagagtttcgcttgtggatgatataggaagtccacttctggttactgtatatgggttgggatacccgtGAAGTAtccctttattttttttattcattgctgataaaaaaaactatgggGAATCTAATATAATGTCACATTTTATCACCATAtaattttaggtttttttttttcatcaatgtAGATTGTGTGTTGAATGTGAGATCTGCATCTTATAGTAGGTGTTTCCAAGTGGATAATTTTGGTAAAAGTAAAGTCTTAAAAATTCAGTTGTGCATTTGCTTATAATGTTGATCAATGATGAGGATGGAGAGTGGATTTTATTACATTATCCTCTCCTTTTGAAGCAGTGAAAACTCCAAAGATTGAGTAAGCAATGAAAGGCATTATCATGCATAAAAAAACATCTTGctgttaaaaaaatgtataaaaaaagaTTTGTTTAATCATGGTACTTGCATGTATCCTCGAAAATATTTCTATAAATAGCCTTACCCCATTTGAGAACAAAACACACTAATTCAGTACAATATTCTTGTGAAGCAAATGATGGCTCATcatttggttttgttttttgttttggtgTTTGGTGGGCAACTGATTGGTGGATTGAGTGCCCAAAAACTACCTCCATCAGAGTATGGAAACATGATAACTATTCTGACAATTGATGGTGGTGGTATCAAGGGGATTATTCCAGCAACAGTTCTTGATTACTTAGATAAGGCTCTTAAGGTTGATTACTGTTGTTAATACTATGCATGTATTGAAATGGCATGAATGAATATTTATGAGGCTAATTTGAATTTGGTTGTGTTGCAGGTTAAGGATCCAAATGCAGAATTAGTACATTATTTTGATGTGATAGGAGGGAATGGCACTGGTGGACTCATAACAGCTATGTTAGCCACCTCAGGCCCTCACCATCCTAATCTTCCTGCTTTTACTCCTGCAGAAATTGTAGAGTTCTACAAACAAAATGGCCCTCAGATATTCAATGAATCTAGgtataatgttattaatattctCACAACATCATCATTTCTGATGAATTTCTGATGATGAAACAACCAACATGCAGACCTGGACACGGTCCCAGATTCGATGGGGAGCCTTTACATAACATAACTCGTGAACTGTTGAGAGACACACGACTTAGTCAGACAATCACCAATGTTGTAATCCCAGCTTTCGACATCAAGACACGAAAGCCAGTTATATTCTCAAACTACAAGGTTAGCAGCATATATGCTTATATTGAAATGAAACACATACATTAATAAACAAACACCAGTTAATATAATGTTTTGGTGATGCAGCTGAAGAATGTTCCCTACTTCAATGCCTTGATGTCGGACATATGCATATCCACTTCAGCTGCACCCATATTTCTACCACCCTACTATTTTGAGAATGATGGTGTTGAGTTCAATATGATTAGTGGTGGTACAGCATCTGGGAATCCGGTAAAGTAGTTTAGTTATTGATTACAAATATCATAAAACTATTGATGTGAATTATGATGCATGATACAAGGTCACTAGTTTAACACTATCAAGTTTAATTTGAGCAGACAGAAGCAGCAGTGAGTGAAGTGTTACGACACAATGAATATCCAAAAATCCTTGTGTTGTCTTTAGGGACTGGAATAACAAAAATTGAGCAGATCTTTGATGCTCAGACAGCTGCCACATGGTTTCCTTGGGATTGGATTTCTCCTCTACTCGGTGTTCTCCCTCGACTTTCTTCACTCATTACTGAATACTACCTTGCTTCACTCTTCTCAGACATTCAACCCGGCACCTACCTTCGAATTCAggtatttctttttatttattggtagcaagagtttttcatttttcttagtCAAACACTTTTCCTGCTACACCTAACTCTAAAAACTAGATAGTTTATACTAAAAGAGAAATCTTTATTCATTACAATAAATCTTTCCAAAAACAGATAAGAGTACTTAGTGAAAGGTACCAAAACATCTTACTCAAAATAACCATAAAATGAAAGAGACACTTATCTTCCACgccttgtattccttttgttctttCACTGATTTTTCTTAAGAGATATTTATAGTTTTGTATTATATATTGATGAATCTTGTAACCAATGGCAGGAATACAACTTGAATCCTGATTTCAACAACATGGTTAATGTTACAAAAGAAAACATGGACGGCCTTGAAGAGATAGGAAAACATCTGTTACAAGAAAAACCTGTAAAGCTGAATTTGGATACTTTAGATCTAGAAGAAGCTGGCGGAACAAATGCTGAGGCTCTTGACAggtgaaaaaaatatgaattaattacCTTTTAGTTTactcaattatttattttagctGGTTTTGAGGAGAATGGTTTTATGTGTTTTTATGAAGGCTTGCTGATATTCTGTATGGAGAAAGACAGCATCGTCTGAAACGAAAATCTATGAAAAAAGGAGGAAGACCATTTCCTCAAACTCTTAGGGTTCCTTCAGAAAAACTCAAGCAAGTTATTTAATGTCAATTGTATGAGGTTGTATTAATTATGTTGTACTTTTGTATAGAATAAGG harbors:
- the LOC137819426 gene encoding patatin-17-like, with protein sequence MMAHHLVLFFVLVFGGQLIGGLSAQKLPPSEYGNMITILTIDGGGIKGIIPATVLDYLDKALKVKDPNAELVHYFDVIGGNGTGGLITAMLATSGPHHPNLPAFTPAEIVEFYKQNGPQIFNESRPGHGPRFDGEPLHNITRELLRDTRLSQTITNVVIPAFDIKTRKPVIFSNYKLKNVPYFNALMSDICISTSAAPIFLPPYYFENDGVEFNMISGGTASGNPTEAAVSEVLRHNEYPKILVLSLGTGITKIEQIFDAQTAATWFPWDWISPLLGVLPRLSSLITEYYLASLFSDIQPGTYLRIQEYNLNPDFNNMVNVTKENMDGLEEIGKHLLQEKPVKLNLDTLDLEEAGGTNAEALDRLADILYGERQHRLKRKSMKKGGRPFPQTLRVPSEKLKQVI